GCGATTTCCGGCTGATCGAAGAAGTGCAGCACCTGATGAATGGTGACGAGATCGAAATCCTGCCCCTCGAACGGCAGGTTCAGGATGTCGGCATGCCGCACCGATGCCTTGGTGATGCCTGCCCTGTCGAGATTGGCGCGGGCGACACTCAGCATGTCGCGGCTGGCATCGACGCCGATCGCCCGGCGATAGAGGCCGCAAAGCAGCTCGAGCATGCGGCCGGTCCCCGTGCCGAGATCAAGCAGCGAATGGACCGGCTGGTCACCGAGGAGCTTGATGACCGCGGCATCCACCTCTTCGTCGGCGGCATGCAGGCGCCGAAGCTCGTCCCATTCAGCGGCATTGCGACTGAAATAGGCCTGCGCCCGCTCTGCCCTCTGACGCTTCACGGCTAAAAGCCGCTCGCCATCGCGCAAGAACACCGGATCGTTCTGGGAAGCGTGTGTCAGCAGAAGGCGCACCAGCGCCGCCGCCTTGCCATCCTGCCTCAGCCGGAAATAGGCCCAGGCGCCTTCCTGATAGCGATCGATGAGGTCGGCCTCACCGAGCAGCTTCAGATGCCGGGAGATGCGCGGCTGCGACTGTCCGAGGATTTCCGTAAGATCGGTCACCGTCAGGTCGCCGGCGGCAAGAAGCGCCAGAAGCCGCAGACGCGTCGGCTCACCGGCCGCCTTCAAGACGTCCACCAGCCCATCCAATCCAAGCTTCACAGCTTCAGCCATATTCCGACCCAATCAACATATAAAGATATCTTTATGTGATTTGAGGAGACATGGCAAGCCGGAATCCTCTCTGTTCACGAAATTCACTGGTCTGAAAGCGACCGACAAAAACACAAAACCCCGGCGATTGCCGGGGCTTCTGATCTAATGGCTCGTCGCTGACGTTCAGCGCGTCAGGCGCTTGTAGGTCACCCGCTTCGGATTGACCGAATCCGCGCCGAGGCGACGCATCTTGTCCTGCTCGTAGTCTTCGAAGTTGCCTTCGAACCATTCGACATGGCTGTCGCCCTCGAAGGCGAGGATATGCGTTGCAAGCCGGTCGAGGAACATGCGGTCGTGGCTGATGATAACAGCGCAGCCCGCGAAGTTTTCGAGCGCGTCCTCAAGCGCCGCCAGCGTTTCCGTATCGAGATCGTTGGTCGGTTCGTCGAGCAGGATGACGTTGCCGCCGGCCTTCAGCATCTTGGCAAGATGGACGCGGTTGCGCTGGCCGCCGGAAAGCGTGCCGACCTTCTGCTGCTGGTCGCCGCCCTTGAAGTTGAAGGCGCCGCAATAGGCGCGCGAATTCACTTCGTGCTTGCCGAGCTTGATGATGTCGTTGCCGCTGGAGATCTCTTCCCAGACGGTCTTGTTGCCGTTGAGCGCATCCCGGCTCTGGTCGACATAGCCGAGATCGACGGTATCGCCGATGCGGATTTCACCACTGTCCGGCTTTTCCTGGCCCGTGATCATGCGGAAAAGCGTCGTCTTGCCGGCACCGTTAGGGCCGATGACGCCGACGATGCCGCCGGGGGGCAGCTTGAAGCTCAGGTTCTCGATCAGGACGGTATCGCCGTATCCCTTGGTGAGATTCTCCGCCTCGATGACGACCTGACCGAGACGTTCACCGACCGGGATGACGATCTGGGAGTCGCCCGGACGACGGTCGGCGGCTGCCGCCACCAGTTCGTCATAGGCGCGGATACGCGCCTTCGACTTTGCCTGACGCGCTTTCGGACTTGACGCAATCCATTCCTGCTCACGAGACAGAGCCTTCTGGCGGGAGGCCTCTTCGCGGCCCTCCTGCTGCATGCGCTTGGCCTTCGCCTGCAGATAAGCCGAATAATTTCCCTCGTAGGGAATGCCGCGGCCGCGGTCGAGCTCGAGGATCCAGCCGGTGACATTGTCCAGAAAGTAGCGGTCGTGGGTGATCATCAGCACGGAACCTGGATATTCGCGCAAGTGCTTTTCGAGCCAGGCGATCGTCTCGGCATCGAGATGGTTCGTCGGTTCATCGAGAAGCAGCAGATCCGGCTGGGCAAGCAGCAGGCGGCAGAGCGCCACGCGGCGCTTTTCGCCGCCCGAAAGATTGTCGACTGAAGCATCGCCCGGGGGGCAGCGCAGCGCGTCCATCGCCATTTCGACCTGGCTTTCCAGGTCCC
Above is a window of Rhizobium etli 8C-3 DNA encoding:
- a CDS encoding ArsR/SmtB family transcription factor yields the protein MAEAVKLGLDGLVDVLKAAGEPTRLRLLALLAAGDLTVTDLTEILGQSQPRISRHLKLLGEADLIDRYQEGAWAYFRLRQDGKAAALVRLLLTHASQNDPVFLRDGERLLAVKRQRAERAQAYFSRNAAEWDELRRLHAADEEVDAAVIKLLGDQPVHSLLDLGTGTGRMLELLCGLYRRAIGVDASRDMLSVARANLDRAGITKASVRHADILNLPFEGQDFDLVTIHQVLHFFDQPEIAIAEAARMLAPGGRLMVIDLAPHGLEYLRDEHAHVRLGFSHQSMTDWLRRTGLDVEQAVDLHPGQPGEKGLTVTIWLARDPRRLIASEGAETVLAGEV
- the ettA gene encoding energy-dependent translational throttle protein EttA; the encoded protein is MARQFIYHMAGLNKAYGNKKVLENIHLSFYPDAKIGILGPNGAGKSTVLRIMAGLDKEYTGEAWLAEGATLGYLAQEPQLDASKTVLENVMEGVASKKAILDRYNELMMNYSDETAEEGAKLQDIIDSQNLWDLESQVEMAMDALRCPPGDASVDNLSGGEKRRVALCRLLLAQPDLLLLDEPTNHLDAETIAWLEKHLREYPGSVLMITHDRYFLDNVTGWILELDRGRGIPYEGNYSAYLQAKAKRMQQEGREEASRQKALSREQEWIASSPKARQAKSKARIRAYDELVAAAADRRPGDSQIVIPVGERLGQVVIEAENLTKGYGDTVLIENLSFKLPPGGIVGVIGPNGAGKTTLFRMITGQEKPDSGEIRIGDTVDLGYVDQSRDALNGNKTVWEEISSGNDIIKLGKHEVNSRAYCGAFNFKGGDQQQKVGTLSGGQRNRVHLAKMLKAGGNVILLDEPTNDLDTETLAALEDALENFAGCAVIISHDRMFLDRLATHILAFEGDSHVEWFEGNFEDYEQDKMRRLGADSVNPKRVTYKRLTR